Proteins encoded by one window of Salirhabdus salicampi:
- a CDS encoding replication initiation and membrane attachment family protein, with product MNERIKHLLPNDGYTVQLKKPLKEDYLQALTHLYQPLVGMKAISLYMTLLNDVRLQIAKQDPITHHTLMSMLNMDLDQLYEARLHLEAIGLLNSFMSDGNIRQYYYVLIPPFSTVEFFEDPMLSILLEHHIGNQQVRRLKQVFMPEKSMPEHALNKTKSFEEIFTTVHVQHHSSNSHAVDSQSNVSKDSYDVDFDWLENTLRKNGIPMEKVLTVDNKRFIASLVKIYHVDLLHLEKAILWSVNENLELLKDELHDACKDYYANHFAKPIPQLIHKDPKQKQEIENTTTPRTKEEKLIQHFESITHREILEDYSKTGHASDQEVKMLTNIMFQHGLSQGVMNVLVHYVLQKTNMKLTKNYVEKIASHWGRKNVNTVKEAMDLAKSENKLYQSWGNQREMRKSKEVLPDWFKKQKENEQTERKEQLKPPNQDLEKEKQELAEAFRSLASRSYNQ from the coding sequence ATGAACGAACGGATTAAGCATTTGCTTCCGAACGACGGATATACTGTTCAGTTAAAAAAGCCGTTAAAAGAAGACTACTTACAGGCTTTGACTCATTTATATCAACCTTTAGTAGGGATGAAGGCGATATCCTTATACATGACGTTGCTTAATGATGTTCGTTTACAAATTGCAAAGCAGGATCCAATAACACACCACACATTAATGAGTATGTTAAATATGGATCTTGACCAATTGTATGAGGCCCGTCTTCATTTAGAAGCGATTGGCCTCTTGAATTCTTTTATGAGCGATGGAAACATTCGTCAATACTATTATGTATTAATACCTCCATTTTCAACAGTTGAATTTTTTGAGGATCCGATGTTATCTATCCTGTTAGAACATCATATAGGGAATCAACAAGTACGCCGCCTTAAACAAGTCTTTATGCCGGAAAAAAGCATGCCGGAGCATGCGCTAAATAAAACAAAATCTTTTGAAGAAATTTTCACAACTGTACATGTTCAACATCATAGCAGTAATTCCCATGCGGTGGATAGCCAATCGAACGTTAGTAAGGATTCATACGATGTTGATTTCGACTGGCTGGAAAATACGTTACGTAAAAATGGAATTCCGATGGAAAAGGTTTTAACGGTTGATAATAAGCGATTTATTGCAAGCTTAGTGAAAATATATCATGTTGATCTCCTTCATTTAGAGAAAGCAATTCTTTGGTCCGTAAATGAAAATTTAGAGCTATTGAAGGATGAGTTACATGATGCTTGTAAAGATTATTATGCAAACCATTTTGCGAAACCTATCCCTCAATTAATTCATAAAGATCCGAAACAAAAACAAGAAATCGAAAATACGACTACACCTCGTACGAAAGAGGAAAAACTAATTCAACACTTCGAATCCATTACACATCGTGAAATCCTTGAAGATTATTCTAAAACGGGACATGCTTCTGACCAAGAAGTGAAAATGCTGACAAATATTATGTTCCAGCATGGACTTTCTCAAGGTGTCATGAACGTACTCGTCCATTATGTCTTACAAAAAACGAATATGAAACTAACGAAAAATTACGTTGAGAAAATTGCTTCCCATTGGGGAAGAAAAAATGTAAACACGGTTAAGGAAGCGATGGATTTAGCGAAATCCGAAAATAAACTGTATCAATCTTGGGGAAATCAACGGGAAATGAGAAAAAGTAAAGAAGTTCTTCCAGATTGGTTTAAAAAACAGAAGGAAAATGAGCAAACAGAACGAAAGGAACAACTTAAGCCTCCTAATCAAGATTTAGAAAAGGAAAAGCAGGAACTGGCTGAGGCATTCCGTTCCCTTGCCTCACGATCTTATAATCAATAA
- the nrdR gene encoding transcriptional regulator NrdR: MRCPHCHYKSTKVLDSRPIEEGKAIRRRRECESCQFRFTTFERIEEVPLIIVKKEGTREEFSREKLIRGLIRACEKRPVALEQIENIAIDIEKELRNQGNSEILSKEIGEMVMDRLAHIDEVAYVRFASVYRQFKDISVFLKELEDLIKKD, encoded by the coding sequence ATGAGGTGCCCTCATTGCCATTATAAAAGTACTAAAGTGCTAGATTCACGACCAATCGAAGAGGGGAAAGCGATTCGACGACGTAGAGAATGTGAATCTTGTCAATTTCGCTTTACGACATTTGAACGGATAGAAGAAGTTCCGTTAATTATTGTAAAAAAAGAAGGAACACGGGAAGAATTTAGTAGAGAAAAACTCATTCGTGGGCTCATTCGAGCATGTGAAAAACGCCCTGTTGCTTTAGAGCAAATTGAAAATATAGCCATTGATATAGAGAAAGAGTTAAGAAATCAAGGGAATTCGGAAATTCTTAGTAAGGAGATTGGGGAAATGGTGATGGATCGACTTGCCCATATAGATGAGGTTGCATATGTCCGATTTGCCTCGGTTTACCGCCAATTCAAGGATATTTCCGTCTTTTTAAAAGAACTGGAAGACTTAATAAAAAAAGATTAA
- the speD gene encoding adenosylmethionine decarboxylase, which translates to MDTMGRHVIAELWDCNADKLNDMNLIEKIFVDAALRAGAEVREVAFHKFAPVGVSGVVIISESHLTIHSFPEHGYASIDVYTCGDRIDPNVAAQYIAESLEAGTVEKVEVPRGKGPVEVKQFNAM; encoded by the coding sequence ATGGATACAATGGGAAGGCATGTGATTGCTGAATTATGGGATTGCAATGCTGATAAACTAAACGACATGAACCTCATTGAAAAAATATTTGTGGATGCAGCGTTACGAGCTGGAGCTGAAGTAAGGGAAGTTGCATTTCATAAGTTTGCGCCTGTCGGAGTGAGTGGTGTCGTAATCATTTCAGAATCACATTTAACGATTCACAGTTTTCCTGAACATGGTTATGCAAGCATAGATGTGTACACTTGCGGAGATCGTATTGATCCAAATGTGGCCGCACAATATATAGCGGAGTCGTTGGAAGCTGGTACGGTTGAAAAAGTGGAAGTACCAAGAGGAAAAGGGCCTGTGGAAGTCAAGCAATTTAATGCAATGTAA
- a CDS encoding glyceraldehyde-3-phosphate dehydrogenase, with protein sequence MEKTRIAINGFGRIGRMVFRKAITDEALDVIAVNASYPPETLVHLIKYDSVHGHFHGDVEPCESGIKVNGKLVRLVSNRDPKQLPWNELNIDVVIEATGKFRSKEEASAHLKAGATKVIITAPGKQVDATVVMGVNEDSYIPNEHDVISNASCTTNCLAPVVKVIDKHFGIENGLMTTVHAFTNDQKNLDNPHKDLRRARGCTQSIIPTSTGAAKALGEVLPHMKGKLHGMALRVPTPNVSLVDLVVDVDRDITAEEVNEMFSYEAKNNLKGILKFSDEPLVSIDYTTTEYSSIIDGLSTMVMDKRKLKVLAWYDNEWGYSCRVIDLTKFVGSKVRKKEAQLST encoded by the coding sequence ATGGAGAAAACACGTATCGCCATTAACGGCTTTGGACGAATTGGGAGAATGGTATTTCGCAAAGCAATCACGGATGAAGCACTAGACGTTATTGCCGTTAACGCAAGTTATCCCCCTGAAACGTTGGTTCATTTAATTAAATATGACAGTGTTCATGGACATTTCCATGGGGACGTTGAGCCATGTGAAAGCGGAATTAAGGTGAATGGGAAATTGGTGCGATTAGTATCCAATCGAGATCCGAAACAATTACCTTGGAATGAGTTGAACATAGATGTTGTGATTGAAGCTACCGGAAAATTTCGTTCTAAAGAAGAAGCTTCAGCCCATTTAAAAGCTGGTGCTACTAAAGTTATTATTACTGCACCAGGTAAGCAGGTAGATGCAACGGTTGTGATGGGTGTAAATGAGGATTCGTATATCCCTAATGAGCATGATGTCATTTCGAATGCGTCCTGTACGACAAATTGTTTAGCTCCAGTCGTCAAAGTGATTGATAAACATTTCGGTATTGAGAATGGATTGATGACGACTGTTCATGCGTTTACGAACGACCAAAAAAACTTAGATAATCCACATAAAGATTTACGCCGTGCAAGAGGATGTACACAATCAATCATTCCAACGTCAACAGGTGCAGCGAAGGCACTAGGAGAAGTATTGCCCCATATGAAAGGGAAATTACATGGAATGGCATTACGTGTACCGACACCAAATGTTTCTCTTGTTGATTTAGTTGTAGATGTAGACCGGGACATAACAGCAGAAGAAGTGAATGAAATGTTTAGCTATGAAGCAAAAAATAATTTAAAGGGCATTCTGAAATTTAGTGATGAACCACTTGTGTCAATTGATTATACTACTACAGAGTATTCCTCAATAATTGACGGTTTATCCACAATGGTAATGGATAAGCGAAAATTAAAAGTACTTGCATGGTACGATAATGAATGGGGATATTCCTGTCGAGTTATTGATCTAACAAAGTTTGTTGGCAGTAAGGTAAGAAAAAAGGAAGCTCAGCTTTCCACATAA
- the coaE gene encoding dephospho-CoA kinase (Dephospho-CoA kinase (CoaE) performs the final step in coenzyme A biosynthesis.) yields MTVIIGLTGSIASGKSTVSNMFKQVNIPVIDADIISREVVEPGEKAYEQIVQAFGQQILLEDGTIDRPKLGKVVFSSEEKRKTLNAIVHPEVRKKMLQLRDHYIKENEKAVVLDIPLLFESKLTHYVEKVLVVYVDEETQLKRLMERDQINKEHALEKIKSQIPVKEKKDMADAVIDNNGTVEQSYEQFINILKRWNIL; encoded by the coding sequence TTGACGGTAATAATTGGATTAACCGGAAGTATAGCGAGTGGCAAGAGTACAGTTTCGAATATGTTTAAACAAGTAAATATTCCAGTAATTGATGCAGACATTATTTCTAGGGAAGTAGTGGAGCCTGGGGAAAAGGCATATGAACAAATTGTGCAAGCCTTTGGTCAACAAATTTTACTTGAAGATGGTACAATTGACCGGCCGAAATTAGGAAAAGTGGTTTTTTCATCTGAAGAAAAACGAAAAACATTAAACGCTATTGTTCATCCTGAAGTAAGAAAAAAGATGCTTCAGTTAAGGGATCATTATATAAAGGAGAACGAAAAGGCCGTTGTGTTAGACATCCCGTTGTTGTTTGAAAGTAAGTTAACTCATTACGTGGAAAAAGTCCTCGTTGTCTACGTAGATGAAGAGACTCAGCTAAAGCGCCTCATGGAAAGGGATCAAATTAATAAGGAACATGCATTAGAAAAAATAAAGTCCCAAATACCTGTAAAAGAAAAGAAAGACATGGCAGATGCGGTCATTGATAATAATGGAACAGTCGAACAAAGTTATGAACAATTCATCAATATTTTAAAAAGGTGGAACATATTATAG
- the ytaF gene encoding sporulation membrane protein YtaF gives MVEYLMLLLLSFAISLDSFTAGFTFGLRKVRIPLKSIIYIGVVTALVFLTAMVMGEKLATFFTPHIADIIGGVLFVIIGAWVIYQVVRGEQDRRKREPVIVKWEIKSLGIIIQILRDPNSADVDRSGDIKGAEAFLLGAALSLDAFGAGVGAAIFGFHPMLTAFTTATMASIFLWFGTLFGKFFSKWSWVDKVAFFPGIILIFIGFMKLT, from the coding sequence ATGGTCGAGTATTTGATGTTGTTATTACTAAGTTTCGCCATTAGCTTAGACAGTTTTACAGCAGGCTTTACATTTGGTCTCCGCAAAGTTCGAATTCCCTTAAAATCGATAATATATATAGGTGTTGTAACAGCACTTGTATTTTTAACTGCAATGGTTATGGGGGAAAAGTTAGCAACATTCTTTACCCCGCATATTGCCGATATAATTGGCGGCGTATTGTTTGTCATAATAGGAGCGTGGGTCATATACCAAGTAGTTCGAGGCGAACAAGACAGAAGAAAAAGGGAACCTGTTATCGTGAAGTGGGAAATTAAATCACTAGGAATTATCATTCAAATTTTACGTGACCCGAATTCTGCTGACGTGGATCGTTCTGGTGATATAAAAGGGGCAGAAGCGTTTTTATTAGGTGCAGCCCTTTCCCTGGATGCGTTTGGGGCAGGAGTAGGAGCGGCCATCTTCGGTTTTCATCCGATGTTAACAGCTTTTACGACAGCTACAATGGCAAGTATATTTCTTTGGTTTGGAACGCTATTTGGTAAGTTTTTTTCAAAATGGAGCTGGGTCGATAAAGTTGCTTTTTTCCCAGGCATAATTTTGATTTTTATCGGATTTATGAAATTAACCTAG
- the mutM gene encoding DNA-formamidopyrimidine glycosylase, producing MPELPEVETVRRTLQQLVVGKTIKETDFYWPKMVKHPDDQETFALRLKGQTIRDIGRRGKFLLFYLDDDVLISHLRMEGKYGLYDHGGVVDQHTHVVFRFQDGSELRYKDVRKFGTFHLYPKGEELLHPPLHKLGPEPFDESFTSDYLYGKCQNTTRVIKNVLLDQSVVTGLGNIYVDEALFRSGIHPLVAGNQLRYEQCETLRTAIINTLSDAIKAGGTTIRSYVNSHGDIGLFQLQLYVYGRKDEYCKVCHSVIHKMKVGGRGTHYCEQCQPIK from the coding sequence ATGCCGGAATTACCAGAAGTAGAAACGGTTAGACGTACATTGCAGCAACTTGTGGTTGGTAAAACCATAAAGGAAACAGATTTCTATTGGCCGAAAATGGTCAAGCATCCTGATGATCAGGAGACGTTTGCCTTAAGGTTAAAAGGACAAACAATCCGGGACATCGGAAGAAGAGGAAAGTTTTTATTGTTTTATTTGGATGACGATGTATTAATTTCACACTTAAGAATGGAAGGGAAATACGGATTATATGACCATGGGGGTGTTGTTGATCAACATACCCATGTCGTGTTTCGATTCCAGGACGGATCAGAGCTGAGATATAAAGATGTGCGAAAGTTCGGGACGTTTCACCTTTATCCAAAAGGGGAGGAACTGCTTCATCCACCCTTACATAAGCTAGGTCCGGAACCTTTCGATGAAAGTTTTACATCGGACTATTTATATGGAAAATGTCAAAACACAACAAGGGTAATCAAAAATGTCCTATTAGATCAGTCGGTTGTTACAGGATTAGGAAACATTTATGTTGACGAAGCATTATTTCGTAGTGGAATCCATCCTTTAGTAGCAGGAAATCAACTGCGTTACGAACAGTGTGAAACGTTACGGACGGCTATTATTAACACATTATCCGATGCAATTAAAGCAGGAGGAACAACGATACGTTCCTATGTGAATAGCCATGGAGATATTGGATTATTCCAATTACAGTTATATGTATACGGTAGAAAAGATGAATATTGTAAAGTTTGTCATTCCGTTATTCATAAGATGAAAGTAGGCGGGCGTGGAACACATTATTGTGAACAATGTCAACCTATAAAATAA
- the polA gene encoding DNA polymerase I, translating into MSNGKMVLIDGNSILYRAFFALPLLNNDKGVYTNAVYGFTTMLLKILEEEKPSHLLVAFDAGKTTFRHDTYKEYKGGRQKTPPELSEQFPLVKELLSAFQVPHYELEQYEADDIIGTMSRFGKKEQMDVKVISGDKDLLQLVDDKVDVTLTKKGITTVETYNPQHLEEKYGIKPEQVIDMKALMGDNSDNIPGVPGVGEKTAVKLLTQFGTLENLYTNLDEVSGKKLKEKLENHKDEAFMSKQLVTIERQSPITVKVEDITYNGYDQRKVLELFKDLGFQSLMSRITGSEETVTEEIEDIEVTVVKDVTEDMFTGKDGFVLEMLAENYHYGEVLGFGIANEKGNYFIKAKDAVNSNQFKTWAEDETKEKYVFDAKKTTVALQRYGIKLRGITFDLLLASYLINPSENNHDIPSISHRMNEQDIAFDEEVYGKGVKQKVPELDVLSQHVLRKADKLKRLREPMMEQLQQNEQLSLYEELELPLAVILGEMEHYGVQLDVDRLSKMGEELKERLAKIETDIFALAGQSFNINSPKQLGEILFEKLHLPVIKKTKTGYSTSADVLEQLKDKHEIVANILLYRQLGKLQSTYIEGLLKVVDQKDNRIHTMFNQALTQTGRLSSTDPNLQNIPIRLEEGRKIRQAFIPTHKDWVIFAGDYSQIELRVLAHIAGDEKLISAFRNNMDIHTKTAMDVFNVEESDVTSDMRRQAKAVNFGIVYGISDYGLSQSLGISRKEAQMFIDKYFESFPGVKQYMDNVVQQAKQTGYVTTIMNRRRYLPEITSRNFNRRSFAERTAMNTPIQGSAADIIKKAMIDLARRLKEEHFEAKMLLQVHDELIIEAPKHEIEQLQKVVSEVMEHAVDLQVPLQVDYSYGDTWYDAK; encoded by the coding sequence ATGTCGAACGGCAAAATGGTATTAATAGATGGAAACAGTATTTTATATCGGGCATTTTTTGCTTTACCGTTACTAAATAATGATAAAGGGGTCTATACAAACGCGGTTTATGGATTTACAACAATGTTGTTAAAAATTTTAGAGGAAGAAAAACCATCACACTTGTTAGTTGCGTTTGATGCAGGGAAGACAACCTTTCGTCACGACACATATAAGGAATATAAAGGTGGCAGACAAAAAACGCCACCAGAACTATCGGAACAATTCCCGCTTGTAAAAGAATTATTATCTGCGTTTCAAGTTCCGCATTACGAATTAGAACAGTATGAAGCAGATGATATTATTGGAACGATGAGTCGATTTGGAAAAAAGGAACAGATGGATGTAAAAGTAATATCTGGTGATAAAGATTTACTTCAACTCGTTGATGATAAGGTTGACGTAACATTAACGAAAAAAGGTATTACTACGGTAGAAACATATAATCCCCAGCATTTAGAGGAAAAGTATGGTATTAAACCAGAACAAGTTATTGACATGAAAGCGTTAATGGGGGATAACTCTGACAATATACCAGGTGTACCTGGTGTTGGTGAAAAAACGGCTGTTAAGTTGCTAACACAATTTGGTACGCTAGAAAATCTTTATACCAATTTAGATGAAGTAAGTGGAAAGAAATTAAAGGAAAAATTAGAAAATCATAAAGATGAAGCATTTATGAGTAAACAGCTCGTTACGATTGAACGACAATCACCAATTACTGTAAAGGTAGAAGATATTACATATAACGGATATGACCAACGGAAAGTCCTTGAGTTGTTTAAAGATTTAGGTTTTCAATCTTTAATGTCCCGAATTACAGGTAGTGAGGAAACTGTCACAGAAGAAATAGAAGATATTGAAGTAACGGTAGTCAAAGATGTGACGGAAGATATGTTTACTGGAAAAGATGGTTTCGTGTTAGAAATGTTAGCCGAAAATTACCATTATGGGGAAGTATTAGGGTTTGGAATTGCTAATGAAAAAGGAAATTACTTTATAAAAGCAAAGGATGCCGTAAATTCAAATCAATTTAAAACATGGGCGGAAGATGAGACAAAAGAAAAGTATGTATTTGATGCAAAAAAAACTACCGTTGCGTTGCAAAGGTACGGAATTAAATTGAGAGGTATTACATTTGACCTTTTATTAGCTTCGTACTTAATCAATCCTTCTGAAAATAATCATGATATTCCATCTATAAGTCACAGAATGAATGAACAGGATATAGCCTTTGATGAGGAAGTATACGGGAAAGGTGTAAAGCAAAAAGTACCAGAACTTGATGTCTTATCTCAACACGTACTTCGTAAAGCAGATAAATTAAAACGGTTAAGAGAGCCGATGATGGAACAGCTACAACAAAATGAACAATTATCGTTATATGAAGAATTGGAATTACCCCTTGCTGTTATATTAGGGGAGATGGAACATTACGGTGTTCAATTAGATGTGGATCGTTTATCAAAAATGGGTGAAGAATTAAAGGAACGGTTAGCTAAAATTGAAACAGACATTTTTGCGCTAGCTGGACAGTCGTTTAATATTAACTCCCCAAAACAACTAGGTGAAATTTTATTTGAAAAATTACATTTGCCGGTTATTAAGAAGACAAAGACAGGATATTCTACATCTGCTGATGTGTTAGAGCAATTAAAAGATAAACATGAGATCGTAGCTAATATCTTACTATATCGACAATTAGGCAAACTCCAGTCAACGTATATTGAAGGGTTATTAAAGGTTGTCGACCAAAAGGATAATCGTATTCACACAATGTTTAATCAAGCATTAACACAAACAGGACGCCTTAGTTCAACTGACCCTAACCTACAAAACATTCCAATTCGGTTAGAGGAAGGAAGAAAGATTCGCCAAGCCTTCATACCGACCCATAAAGATTGGGTCATCTTTGCCGGAGATTATTCACAAATTGAGCTCCGAGTGTTAGCACATATTGCTGGTGACGAAAAATTAATATCTGCTTTCCGTAACAACATGGACATACATACAAAAACTGCTATGGATGTGTTTAATGTTGAGGAGTCAGATGTAACGTCTGATATGCGTCGTCAAGCGAAGGCTGTTAACTTCGGGATTGTTTATGGCATTAGTGATTACGGGTTAAGTCAAAGCTTAGGTATATCACGTAAAGAAGCCCAAATGTTTATCGATAAATATTTCGAAAGCTTTCCAGGTGTTAAACAATATATGGATAACGTCGTTCAACAGGCGAAACAAACAGGTTATGTTACGACAATCATGAATCGAAGAAGATACTTACCTGAGATTACGAGTCGGAACTTTAATCGAAGAAGCTTCGCTGAACGAACGGCGATGAATACACCTATCCAAGGCAGTGCCGCTGATATTATTAAAAAAGCGATGATTGATTTAGCGAGACGATTAAAAGAAGAGCATTTTGAGGCGAAAATGTTATTACAAGTACATGATGAACTAATCATTGAAGCACCGAAACATGAGATTGAACAATTACAAAAAGTAGTGTCCGAAGTCATGGAACATGCTGTTGATTTACAAGTACCATTACAAGTAGATTATTCATACGGTGATACTTGGTATGATGCGAAGTAA
- the hflC gene encoding protease modulator HflC, which translates to MSDNIFEMKTKNPVEFKKYVKLGITILALILLLVILLGSLFIVKQGEYKVVRQFGEVVRIEKDPGLYMKAPFIQSVTVMPNKKMVYDMDQQEINTLDKKRIIIDNYAVWYITDPTQLINNAKTVANAEARMGEFIFSIIRAELGSMEYEQIINDEATSRTSLNERVTDTVNELLELNNYGAQVSDVRIKRTDLPDDNEKSVYQRMISERDSKAQEYLSKGDAEKNRIIAQTDRQVTEMISTAEAEAAEIRSEGEQEAAQIYNESFEKDADFYRLYRTLQSYEKTIDGKTTIVIPHDSPYAKILLGYFE; encoded by the coding sequence ATGAGTGATAATATTTTTGAAATGAAGACGAAAAATCCAGTAGAATTTAAAAAGTATGTAAAGTTAGGAATAACCATTTTAGCTCTAATATTGCTGTTAGTCATTCTGTTAGGCAGCCTCTTTATTGTCAAACAAGGCGAATATAAGGTCGTTAGACAATTTGGTGAAGTTGTACGTATTGAAAAGGACCCAGGTTTATATATGAAAGCTCCATTTATTCAAAGCGTAACGGTGATGCCAAATAAAAAAATGGTCTATGATATGGATCAGCAGGAAATTAACACATTAGATAAAAAGCGTATTATTATAGATAATTATGCAGTTTGGTATATTACAGATCCGACCCAATTAATAAATAATGCGAAAACGGTCGCTAATGCTGAAGCTCGTATGGGAGAATTTATCTTCTCTATTATTCGTGCAGAATTAGGAAGCATGGAATATGAACAAATTATCAATGATGAGGCAACTTCCCGAACTAGCTTAAACGAAAGAGTGACCGATACGGTAAATGAGTTGCTTGAATTAAATAATTATGGTGCTCAAGTGAGTGACGTTCGAATTAAACGGACGGATTTACCAGATGACAACGAGAAATCCGTATACCAAAGAATGATTTCCGAGCGGGACTCAAAAGCGCAGGAATACTTGTCAAAAGGGGATGCTGAGAAAAACAGAATCATTGCCCAAACTGATCGACAAGTGACTGAAATGATTTCAACGGCAGAAGCGGAGGCAGCCGAAATACGATCAGAGGGTGAGCAGGAAGCTGCCCAGATTTATAATGAATCGTTTGAAAAAGATGCGGATTTTTATCGTTTATATCGAACATTGCAATCATATGAGAAAACAATTGATGGAAAAACAACTATTGTCATTCCACACGACTCTCCATATGCAAAAATATTGTTAGGTTATTTCGAATAA
- the hflK gene encoding FtsH protease activity modulator HflK, whose protein sequence is MNLKQIYIWSGLTVILLLLGVTAATSWYTVDESEQAVVITFGDPKDTITQSGLHFKLPWPIQEVEILPEETFSLDFGYNPDGEDDAVIKMITGDENIVMADLVVQWRITEPEKYLYNSTDPEHVLMNATSASLRGIIGSSKIDDALTSGKAVIENDVRNSLTNLIQTYDIGISVVDVKLQEVDLPNEEVRKAFTNVTDAREMMNTKINEARKYENQKLEEALGEKDAIISRAEGDKVARIQKAKGDVANFNAIYEEYEKSPSLTRERLYIETLERVLPNAQIYMMSEDGDTVKYFPLNQNQPRQQGGGQ, encoded by the coding sequence ATGAACTTAAAACAAATTTATATATGGTCGGGTTTAACAGTTATCCTACTTTTATTAGGGGTAACGGCAGCTACAAGCTGGTATACCGTGGATGAATCTGAACAAGCAGTCGTTATTACATTTGGGGACCCAAAAGATACTATTACCCAATCTGGATTGCATTTTAAATTACCATGGCCTATTCAAGAGGTAGAAATTTTACCAGAAGAAACATTTAGTTTAGATTTTGGCTATAATCCTGATGGGGAAGATGATGCTGTCATTAAAATGATTACAGGTGACGAAAACATTGTTATGGCTGATTTAGTCGTCCAATGGAGAATTACAGAGCCCGAAAAATACTTATATAATTCTACGGATCCAGAGCATGTTTTGATGAACGCTACATCAGCCTCCCTTCGTGGAATCATTGGTTCATCGAAAATTGATGACGCTTTAACATCAGGGAAAGCAGTCATTGAAAATGACGTACGAAACTCGTTAACAAATTTAATTCAAACGTATGACATCGGGATTTCAGTCGTCGATGTGAAATTGCAAGAAGTAGATTTACCTAATGAAGAAGTCCGAAAAGCATTTACAAATGTGACAGATGCCCGTGAAATGATGAACACGAAAATTAACGAAGCGAGAAAGTATGAAAACCAAAAATTAGAAGAGGCATTAGGAGAGAAAGATGCTATTATCTCCCGGGCCGAAGGTGATAAGGTAGCGCGTATTCAAAAGGCGAAAGGTGATGTGGCGAATTTTAATGCAATATATGAAGAGTATGAAAAATCACCATCCCTTACAAGAGAACGCCTTTACATTGAAACGTTAGAACGTGTATTACCTAATGCGCAAATTTATATGATGAGTGAAGATGGAGATACTGTGAAATATTTTCCTCTTAACCAGAACCAACCGAGACAACAAGGGGGTGGCCAGTAA